The region ATAGACTTTAATCTCATTAAAATCTTCTAAATCCTGGGTAAGTTCCTGAGCGCTTAGCACACAAACACTCATAAAAAATAGTGCAAAAAGATATTTTTTCATCTCTATTTGTTTTAAAAACCTTTACTCTTCATGCTTACCGATAAGCGTAAAATCTAAGTGTCTCTTCACCAAATCGGCATTTTTCACTTTTACGATCACTTCATCTCCTAACTGATAAGACTTTTTGGTTTTTCTGCCTACAATTGCATAATTCTCTCCATCAAAATCATAATGATCGCCTTTTATATCTCGCAGGCGAATCATTCCTTCACATTTATTCTCTACAATTTCTACAAATATTCCGAAATCTGTTACCCCGGAAATCACCCCAACAAACTCTCTATCCTGGTGATCTATCATAAATTTCACCTGCATATACTTTATAGAATCCCTTTCAGCACTAGAAGAAAGACCTTCCATTTCGCTGGAGTGGTGACATTTTTCATCGTATTCCTCTTCTTTTGCTGAAGGTTGACCGTCTAGATAACGCTGCAGTAATCTATGCACCATAACATCTGGATATCTTCTAATTGGTGAAGTAAAATGCGAGTAATAATCGAAAGCTAAGCCATAATGACCAATATTTTCGGTGCCATAATAAGCTTTACTCATCGTTCTAATAGCAAGCGTATCTACTAAATTCTGTTCTTTTTTCCCTTGAACATCCTGAAGCAATTGATTTAAAGAAGAAGAAACAGTTTTCCGGTTTTTAAGGTTTAAACCGTGTCCAAACCTTGAAACCAAACTATTTAAAGAAACAAGTTTTTCTTCGTCGGGTTCATCGTGACAACGATAAATAAAGGTTTTCTTTTCGTCTCTTTTTCCTATGAATTCAGCCACTTTTCGGTTGGCTAATAGCATAAATTCTTCAATAAGTTTATTGGCATCTTTGGCTGTTTTAAAGTAAACACCAACCGGTTCGTTTTCTTCATCTAATTGAAATTTAACTTCAACTTTATCAAAAGAAATCGCACCCTGACGCATTCTGGTAGAACGCATCTTTTTAGCCATTGAATTCATAGTTAAAACAGCATCAACAATTTCATCTTTAGCCGTATAAGCTTTATCCTGAATAGAAATATCTTCAGGAATATCTCCTTTTTCGGTTTCAATTATTTGCTGAGCTTCTTCGTATGCAAACCTGGCGTCAGAATAAGTAACGGTTCTCCCGAACCACTCATTCACCACTTTGGTATTCTTATCTATTTCAAAAACTGCTGAAAAGGTATATTTTTCTTCATTAGGCCTTAAAGAACAGGCATTGTTAGAAAGAACCTCCGGCAACATTGGTACTACACGATCTACTAAATAAACTGAAGTTGCACGCTCATATGCCTCGTCGTCCAGCACTGTACCGGGTTGTAAATAATGCGAAACATCGGCAATATGAATCCCGACTTCTACATTTCCGTTTTCCAGTTTTTGAAAACTTAAAGCATCATCAAAATCCTTCGCATCTGCGGGATCTATGGTAAAAGTTAACACATCGCGCATATCGCGACGTTTCTTTATTTCTTCGGGCTGAATAGAAGTATCTATTTGGTTTGCAAAATCTTCTATTTCCTTCGGAAATTCATGCGGTAAACCATATTGCGCCAGGATAGAATGTATCTCGGTATGATGTTCACCCGGAGTACCTAAAACCTGAATAATTTTACCAAAAGGAGAATCGGCTTTATCTGGCCATTCTTCCAGTTCAACAACTACTTTATCGCCGTCTTTAGCATCGCCCATTTTGTTCTTCTGAACAAAAATATCGGTATACATTTTTGGATCTCCAATAACCACAAAACCAAAATCTTTTTGCATATCCAGAACACCAACAAATTCGGTTCTTTTACGCTTTAAAATTTGGGTTACTTCTCCTTCAGATTTTTTATTTCGCTTACGATTATAGATATAGATCTCTACTTCATCACCGTTAAACGCCGTATTTAGATCCCTGGGAGATATAAAAACATCATCCTCTAATTCATCTACCAACGCATAGGCATAACCTTTAGTGGTCATATCTATAACAGCGCGATAATAATCGTTGCCTTTTCTACTAATTTTAAACTTTCCGCGTTCTTCTTCTTCAATCTGTTTTTTTGCGGCCAACTGTGCTAATTTCTTAATAATATTATTTCTGCTTGTAGCATCATTAACTCCAAGTTTAGCGGCAATTTGCTTATGATTAAAGGATTTTCCAGGTTCCTTTCTAAGGATATCGGTAATACTTTTGGTAAGATCACCCTGGGGTTGGGATTTATTTTTATTCTTTTTACTCATTTCAATATTTAAAGTATAAAATTACGGCTTCTGCATTACATGACATCTATTTGCAATTAAAGTTTTGTTAAGCGCTCTGAAAATTATTCTTTTACAAAATAATTTTACATTTTTTTAACATATTTTCCATACTGGGTAAAAACCCCCGTTTTTTGTTTTTAAATAAAATAAAAATATCCAAATCTTAATTTTTTCTTAATTTTAATTTAAGATTGCTGGATCACTTTCTTGTCATCTTTGCAATATTGATAATCAACTTGCTATGAATAAAGCAAAAAAAATATCGCTCCTCTTCTTTTTAATTTTCCTATTTGGATTAATAGGTTTTATTGCTTCTATAAATCTCTCCTTAAATAAAAAAAGCCAGGTACATATTAAATCGGCCCAGCTTTATATGGAAAAAACCATAAGTACAACAGATTATTCGCTGTACTATTAAAAACACTTTTAAATACTTGAATTTCAATAAATTAAACTTTAATAATTAACTCTTAATAAATTTAAATCTCTCACTTAATTCATTGCCAGACTTTTATATTTTAAGAATTCTAATGTAGAAATCTAAACCTCAAATTTCAATTTTAGAAGATAGCTTTCAATCTTATTAACATTATATATTATTATTCTTTTTTCTTCTTTTTATAAAAATTAAAACTAATGGTTATTATAGCCTGTTAACTTGTAGAACAATTTTTTTAAGCTTTTCTTGGTTTTTAAGTTAGCTTAGTTTTATAACAACTTATTAACATACTTCTAAAGTTCTAAAAGACTGGAAATCTTACTATTTTAATATTTACTTAACAAAAGTTAATAATCTAACCTTAATATAAAATCGGGATAATTAGAAAATAAATAACTGTTCACAACCTGTTTTTATGTGCTGATAACTTTACTAAAAATAGCTGACTTATAATTTGATTTACTCAGCATTATTTTGCTATTGAAATTTAATTTGAATACCGCAAATAAGTTTCTCAGTTTCTCATCAATGCTTATCCACAATGTTATGTCAATACTAAAGCCTTGATTTTTAAGCTTATTTAAAAAGTAATTAACAATTGAAAATAATGCTGTTACTAAGTGGTTTTTTTACCTTTGTGACAGCTAAAAACTTAATTATGAAAATTGCAATAGGAAACGATCACGCCGGTACCGGATACAAGAAAAAGGTAGTTGATTATCTAAAAAACAAGGGAATAGAAGTTATTAACTATGGTACTAATAGTGACGATAGTGTAGATTATCCCGATTTTGTTCACCCGGTAGCCGATGATGTTGAAAACCAAAAAGTAGATTTTGGAATTATTATCTGCGGAAGCGGAAATGGTGCTAATATGACTGCTAATAAACACCAGGGAGTGCGTTCTGCTTTATGTTGGATGGGAGAGATTACTAAACTGGCCCGTGAGCATAATGATGCTAATATATTAAGTATTCCTGCGCGTTTTGTTTCTGAACATCAGGCTGTAGATATGGTAAAAATCTTTTTAGAAACTCCTTTTGAAGGCGGAAGACATCAAAAACGAGTAGATAAAATTCCTGTAGAAAAATAGAATACTATTTTATTATAATTGAGACTGTCTGAAAAGTATAGCTTCGTCAAGCTGAACTTGATTCAGCTTCTAACATGTTTTGAATATAAACAATTTAGATTCTGAAATGAATTCAGAATGACGATTAAAAAATTTTTCAAACAGCCTCTTTCTTTTTATAGTTTTAAACAAATCTTCCTTAGAAAATATGGAAATCCTTATAAAAAATTTCAATGAACTTAGCCTTGAAGAGCTTTACCAAATCTTGCAACTTCGCTCTGAAGTTTTTGTAGTAGAACAGGATTGTGTGTACCAGGATATAGATGGGAAAGATCAAAATGCGCTACACGTTTTGGGAATTAAAGAAGGAAAAGTAATTGCCTACACTCGCTGTTTTGATAAAGGATTCTATTTTGACGAAGCCGCTATCGGCCGTGTTGTGGTTAAAGAATTTGAACGTAAAAATGCTTATGGCCACCTTATTTTAAAAGCTTCTGTAGAAGCTATTAAAGAGCATTTTAAAACCGATAATATCAAGCTTTCCGCCCAACAATATTTAACCGACTTTTACGAAAACCACGGTTTTATGCAAATAGGCGAAGGTTATCTTGAAGATGGGATTCCGCATATTGCAATGGTAAAGTAATTATTGCAAGATTTGTGAATAACGCTGGCTATCATTTAAAATAGATTTAGCCTCTAATATTTCAGGATTATTTTCAACGTAATATTCATATAAACCTTCTTTATAAAAATAGCGTTTAATAATCTCATCGGTTAAAATGCTTACTATTTCGTGTTTCTTTTCATCTAATTCTTTCTTTTTTTGAGCCTCAATTTCAGTTGAAATACTTTTATAATGATCTAAAATATCCTGTTCAAAACCTTCCTGTGAGGCGGTAGCCAAAAGTTCTCCCAGCTCCTTCTCTGTGGCGGTTTTATAATCAAAATTTGAAGTTTTTAAATATGATTTAAAATTATTGAAATCGGCACCAGTGAACTCAAATGCTTCAGGATCGCTTAATTCATTTTTATAATAATATTCCGTAGCAAAATTAAAAATAGCATTTTCGGCAAGTAAGGCGTTGGTAATATTGCTGTACTCAGAAGTTTCCAGTTTTACATCGGGAGAAATTCCGCCGCCATCAAAAACGCTTCGTCCGTTACGGGTTTTAAATTCGTTATAATCTTCTTTATTTGTTTTAATCGCATTTCCTTCTTCATCCCTTTCGGCATAATTTAGCGCCTGTATACACCTTCCGCTAGGCGTATAATAACGGGAAATAGTAATCTTAAGTTGTGTGCCGTATGCTAGCTCTTTAGGACGTTGTACAAGACCTTTACCAAAGCTACGGGCTCCAACTACTACTCCTCTATCTAAATCCTGGATTGCGCCAGCTACAATCTCGCTGGCAGATGCGCTGCGACCATTAACCAAAACCACTAATGGAATTTGGGTATCTACAGGTTCTTTTTGGGTTTGGTAAGCTCTGTTATATTTATCTATAACAGATTTTGTGGTGGTGATTAACTCGCCTTTTGGAAGGAAAATATTACTCACATTTATAGCTTGGGTTAATAGACCGCCCGGATTTCCTCTAAGATCCAGGATAATTTCTTCTGCGCCCTGATTTTTTAAATCTTTAAGCGCCCTAATAGTTTCTGAAGAAGCTTTGGCATTAAATCGGGAAAGTACTATATACCCGGTTTTTTCATCTAAAAGTTCATAAAATGGCACTGCTTTAAGGTTTATAGCGCTCCTGGTAAGCGCTGTAGTTTTTATTTCGCCCTGGCGGCGATATTTAATATTGATTTGAGAATCTGGAGAGCCATTCAGTAATTCTCCAACATCATCGGTATAATCAGCTACTTTTATTCCTTCAATTTCAATAATTTCGTCTCCAGCCTTTAAACCGGCTTCATCGGCGGGATAACCTTTATAAGGTTCCATAATTAGCAAAGCGTCTTCAATAACCTGAACTGTGGCCCCTATTCCACTATATTCACCGGAATTATTAATTCTTGCTGCTTCCACATCCTGCTCGTTCCAGTAGTTGGTATAAGGATCTAAATCTGCCAGCATGGCTTTAATGGCGGTATCCATTAAAGCGGCGGGATTGGTTTCTTCAACATAATTCATGTTGATTTCCTTAAAAAGCGTAGTAAAAATTTCAATTTGTTTGGCGATCTCAAAGAAATCTGATTTAAAACCAAAACTGCTGAATATAAGGGTGGCGCCCAGCGTAACTACCGCAATTTTTTTGGCGAGTTTCTTTTTCATTTTCAATATTTTTAAGTTGATTATATAGAAAGATCAGCCTTGTTTCTTTTCTTCTTCCCTAAATTTCTCCATCACTTTTATCATCGCCTTATTTAGGTCTTCAAGACTAATTTCGTCCCGGGAAATATAGATAAACATTAAGGCGTAAGGTTTTGAAAAGTCGCTGGTTACAAGATACTTATTTTTTCTGAAAGCTTCTCTCATCAAACGTTTAATCCGGTTGCGACCCACGGCTGTTTTTACCAATTTTTTAGGCACAGAAACCCCAGTTTTAAAATTGGTAATTTCGGGGTTGGTTATGGGAAGATAGATAAGTTTTAAAGGATATTTTTTAACCGATTTTCCTTCCTGAAATAAGATATCTATCAGCTTTTTGCTCTTTAGTTTTTCGTCTTTTCCAAAACTTTCATCCATAGTTCAAAAGTAAGGATAGTTTTAATTTCTCTATGAAGAAACGAAGAATTTAAGCAGAAATAAAAAGAATTCAGCGGCTATCTGGCTATAGTTATTTTTCACGTTAACCTGAACTTGTTTCAGGTTCTAAGAGGCTTAGATTCTGAAACAAGTTCAGAATGACGAATCAGGAACTGGTAAAAGCTCTTATAAAAAAGACCTCACAGGTTTTTGAAACCTGTGAGGTCTAAATTCTTATGTTGAAAATTATTATTCCTCTTCTTCTGCTTCAGCAGATTCTTCTGGAGTATAAAGGTTGTTATCTCTATTTACATCGGCCATTAATTGAGATTCGTCTATTTCTATACTTTCAATCTCACTAAGTGGCTTATCTATTTTTAAATCGTAGGTTGGTCGTGCCCAGGCCCAATCGTCTGCTACAGTCCAGTTTTCGTGTTCTGCAGATTTTTCCCAACGCATTATTTGTAACGGGATATAGATCATTTCCTCTTCGCCATTGGTATAACGAACGGTAAGATCTATAGGCATTGGCATTAATTTGTTACGTTGTAAAATTACTTTGGTTGAATTTTCATCAGCTTCAGTAACTTCTTTAATCCCGTAGTCTATAGTGGCAGTAGTACGCGTCCAGTCGTTTAAATACCAGTCTAACTCTGCTCCTGAAACTTTTTCGGCAATTCTTATAAAATCGTTTGGTGTTGGATGTTTAAATTTCCATTCGTCATAGTAACGTTTTAAGGTTTTATCAAGATTATCCTCTCCAATAACATAGCCTAATTGCGCTAAAAATACGGCGCCTTTCGAATAAGCTGATGCTCCATATGCGGCGTTTAAAGCATAACGATCGGCCTGGGTTGTTTGTGGTTGTTCCATCCCAGAGTTTGCTAATCCCATATAGCTACGGTAAGAACCGGTATGCGGATTTTCAGCATAAGTTTCCATTACCTGGTTCATTGCACGGCTGGAAATATAGCTGGTAAAACCTTCGTCCATCCACTCGTGTTTGCTCTCATTTGTTGCCATTAAATGCTGAAACCAGGCGTGTGCAAGTTCATGTGCGGTTACACCTACCAGGCTACCAAAGTTACGTTCTCCGGTAATTAAGGTTAACATGGCATATTCCATTCCGCCATCTCCACCTTGTGCTACGGTATATTGATCCCACGGATACGACCCGATATTTTCATTGAAAAACAACAGTAAATCTTCAGTTTTCTCCTGAAGATTTTTCCAGTTTGCCTTTATTTCATCATTGTCCTTATAGAAAAAGTGAAGTACAGTTCCGTCTTCAGCAGTTATTTTATCGTGAATATATTCAGGATCTGCGGCCCAGGTAAAGTCGTGCACTTTTGGTGCTACAAAATGCCAGGTATGAGTGTCGCCTTCCGCTTCTACTTCTTCATCAGAATAGCCGTGACCAATTTCATCTGGATTTTGAAGATATCCTGAAGCAGCTACGGTATAATCTTTATCAAGGGTAAGTTTTACATCAAAATCTCCCCAAACGCCGTGAAATTCACGACCAATATAAGGTGCTGCGTGCCAGCCTTCAAAATCGTATTCGGCCATTTTAGGAAACCACTGGCTCATAGAAAGCGCTACACCTTCTGAACTATTTCTACCAGAACGCCGAATTTGTTCGGGTACCTGTCCTTTAAATTTCATATTGAAAGTAGCTTTTTCTCCGGGTAAAATTGGTTCGTCCAACTCTACTTCCAGGACAGTACCAACTTCTTCAAAAGAAAGATCCTTACCGTTTTGGTCAAGACTTGAAACTCTTAAATACCCCTGTTGCTCTGGGCTTAATTTTGAAATACGATCTGCTACCCTTCTATCTGCATCTTGTATGGTTAATGACCGCACGTCCATTTCACTTCCAGGCTTAAAAGCGTTGAAATACAAATGATAAAAAACGCGATCTAAAGTATCGGGTGAATTGTTGGTGTACACCAATTCCTGTGTACCAGAATATTGAAAGTTTTCAACATTCATAGCTACCTCCATCTCGTAATCTACGTGTTGTTGCCAGTAGCTGGTATTGTTCTGGGCACTGGCCAGGGAGCTTGCAACAAGGGCCAGACTTAATAATAATTTCTTCATTTAATTGTGGTTTTTATGATCAAAATATTACTCGATAATCGAGATTTAAATGCTCCGAGGCTTGCCTCGAAATAAAAATATTTTTTCCTATTTATGCCTCGTGGCTTGCACAGAGGTAGTTTACTTGAATTCTATTTTGTTTGGGAGGCTAAAATAAGGGCATTATAAAGATTTACCATTTTACCTGAAGTAGATAATTCTTTAAAATTCTGTGTATTGCTTCTGTCGCCGCCTACAATAACATTGGCATTGGTGGTTAAGCCGCTATCCATAATTATCTGTTTAACTTGCGCAGCGCTTAATTTTGGATAAAAAGAACGAATAATTGCCGCTACTCCTGCAACTGCCGGGGAAGCCATAGAAGTCCCCTGCAGGTATTCATATTCATCATTTGGGGTTGTAGACCAGATCTTGGTCCCTGGGGCAAAAACATCAATATTTGTTTTTCCGTAGTTAGAAAAATCGGCAACCAGTTGAGATCCGTAGTCAAAATTAAGTGCACCCACGGTTAAAAAACTATCTGAAATTTCTTGTGGTGCTTCAGGAGTCTGGTCGTTAGGATAAACTGTGTTTTCGTCTAAATTAAGTCCTTCGTTTCCTCCTGCATTTACTATTAAAACATCATTTTTAGCCGCGTATTCAATGGCTTCTGTAACCCACTCAGGATTTGGAGAGAAATACTTTCCAAAACTGGTATTGATCACTTTTGCACCATTGTCTACAGCGTAACGAATTGCCAGGGCGATGTCTTTGTCATATTCATCTCCATCGGGAACCGCACGCAACACCATAATTTCAGCATTATTAGCTACACCGTTTATACCAATATTATTATTTCTTTCTGCGGCGATAATGCCCGCAACGTGGGTACCGTGCTTAAGGTCTTCTTTATCCTGGGAAGGTCCCATAACATTAGCATTACCATAATTGGTATCGGTAATATCGTAAGGATCGTCACCTACGGGTGCACGACCATCTAATTCCAGGTTAAAATGGGTATCTAAACGCCCGGCATAATATTCAATGCCTTCATCCAGCTCTTCCAGTGCTTCAGGAATATTTTCGTTTACATTATTCTGAATTTGCTGTAACATGGCTTTATATTGTGCCAATTGCCCGGTAGCCTCCATTTCATTAAGCTCTTTTTTGGTATAATCTTCTTTACCAAGTTGAGAAGAAACAGCCTGGTGAGCGGCTACCAGTTGTTTTTTGATTTGCTCGTACTGGTTTCTGTTTTGAACAGTTTCTTCATACTCTTTCTCGTACTCTTCTTTGGCTGCCTGGTAGTAAATAAATTCAGCACGATCTGCAGTACTTATAGAACTTGCAGATTTGCCTTCATATTTTGGCTTTAAACGCTTATAAATACGGGTGTATTCCATATTCTCTTCCACAGCATCACCAAGAAAGTTCCAGCCATGCATATCGTCTATATAGCCGTTATTATCATCGTCTTTTCCGTTGCCGGGAATTTCATCGGTATTGGTCCATAGTACGCCATCAAGATCTTCGTGTTCAATATCTACACCGCTGTCAATAACAGCGACAATGGTTTTTTGACCTTTGTTGTTTTTAATTATTTCTGAATAAGCCTTATCAACGCTCATTCCGGGGATAGTATCGTTCACAAGATCGGCCCCGCCCCAGCCTTTGAGTTGGGTTTCAGAAAGATCTGTAATTTTAAGAGGAATAGAATCTATATTGGCAATTGGGGTAGAAACTATTTTTGGGGAGCCACTTCCGCAGGAAGCTAAAATAAGGGCGCTTCCCATTACTAACGCAGGTTTTAAAAAGGGTATTTTCATTTATATTATTGAATTTAATTTATCTAAAAAAATAATTGATTTTATACGGAATTCAACTTAATTGAAAAGTTCATTAAAAGTAAAGGTTTTGTCTAACCTAACTCCTTTTTCGGTGTTTTTTAAGGTGATAATTTCGTTGTGGGCATCGTGCTCCAGGAACAAATAATAACCTTTATCTGCAGCTTGTTTTAAGAACTTTTCTTTTTCGTTTAAAGTTAGTAGTGGCCGGGTATCAAATCCCATCACATATGGTAAAGGAATATGTCCCGCGGTGGGCAACAAATCTGCCATAAAAACAAGGGTTTTATCTTTATATTTAATATGCGGAATCATTTGCTTATCGGTATGTCCATCTACAAACAGCACGCCAAAATCAAATTCCTGAGATTGTATAAAGTTTTTGTTCTCTTTACGATCTAAAAAATGAAGTTGCCCACTATCTTCCATAGGGAGAATATTTTCTTTCAAAAATGAAGCTTTTTCCCTGGCATTTGGTTCTGTAGCCCACTTCCAGTGGTCTTTATTACTCCAGAATTTTGCATTTTTAAAAGCCGGTTCGTAACCGGTGTTGTCTTTATTCCATTTTATAGCACCGCCAACATGGTCAAAATGCAGGTGTGTTAGAAAAACATCGGTAA is a window of Salegentibacter salegens DNA encoding:
- a CDS encoding S41 family peptidase; the encoded protein is MKKKLAKKIAVVTLGATLIFSSFGFKSDFFEIAKQIEIFTTLFKEINMNYVEETNPAALMDTAIKAMLADLDPYTNYWNEQDVEAARINNSGEYSGIGATVQVIEDALLIMEPYKGYPADEAGLKAGDEIIEIEGIKVADYTDDVGELLNGSPDSQINIKYRRQGEIKTTALTRSAINLKAVPFYELLDEKTGYIVLSRFNAKASSETIRALKDLKNQGAEEIILDLRGNPGGLLTQAINVSNIFLPKGELITTTKSVIDKYNRAYQTQKEPVDTQIPLVVLVNGRSASASEIVAGAIQDLDRGVVVGARSFGKGLVQRPKELAYGTQLKITISRYYTPSGRCIQALNYAERDEEGNAIKTNKEDYNEFKTRNGRSVFDGGGISPDVKLETSEYSNITNALLAENAIFNFATEYYYKNELSDPEAFEFTGADFNNFKSYLKTSNFDYKTATEKELGELLATASQEGFEQDILDHYKSISTEIEAQKKKELDEKKHEIVSILTDEIIKRYFYKEGLYEYYVENNPEILEAKSILNDSQRYSQILQ
- a CDS encoding M1 family metallopeptidase, coding for MKKLLLSLALVASSLASAQNNTSYWQQHVDYEMEVAMNVENFQYSGTQELVYTNNSPDTLDRVFYHLYFNAFKPGSEMDVRSLTIQDADRRVADRISKLSPEQQGYLRVSSLDQNGKDLSFEEVGTVLEVELDEPILPGEKATFNMKFKGQVPEQIRRSGRNSSEGVALSMSQWFPKMAEYDFEGWHAAPYIGREFHGVWGDFDVKLTLDKDYTVAASGYLQNPDEIGHGYSDEEVEAEGDTHTWHFVAPKVHDFTWAADPEYIHDKITAEDGTVLHFFYKDNDEIKANWKNLQEKTEDLLLFFNENIGSYPWDQYTVAQGGDGGMEYAMLTLITGERNFGSLVGVTAHELAHAWFQHLMATNESKHEWMDEGFTSYISSRAMNQVMETYAENPHTGSYRSYMGLANSGMEQPQTTQADRYALNAAYGASAYSKGAVFLAQLGYVIGEDNLDKTLKRYYDEWKFKHPTPNDFIRIAEKVSGAELDWYLNDWTRTTATIDYGIKEVTEADENSTKVILQRNKLMPMPIDLTVRYTNGEEEMIYIPLQIMRWEKSAEHENWTVADDWAWARPTYDLKIDKPLSEIESIEIDESQLMADVNRDNNLYTPEESAEAEEEE
- a CDS encoding S8 family peptidase → MKIPFLKPALVMGSALILASCGSGSPKIVSTPIANIDSIPLKITDLSETQLKGWGGADLVNDTIPGMSVDKAYSEIIKNNKGQKTIVAVIDSGVDIEHEDLDGVLWTNTDEIPGNGKDDDNNGYIDDMHGWNFLGDAVEENMEYTRIYKRLKPKYEGKSASSISTADRAEFIYYQAAKEEYEKEYEETVQNRNQYEQIKKQLVAAHQAVSSQLGKEDYTKKELNEMEATGQLAQYKAMLQQIQNNVNENIPEALEELDEGIEYYAGRLDTHFNLELDGRAPVGDDPYDITDTNYGNANVMGPSQDKEDLKHGTHVAGIIAAERNNNIGINGVANNAEIMVLRAVPDGDEYDKDIALAIRYAVDNGAKVINTSFGKYFSPNPEWVTEAIEYAAKNDVLIVNAGGNEGLNLDENTVYPNDQTPEAPQEISDSFLTVGALNFDYGSQLVADFSNYGKTNIDVFAPGTKIWSTTPNDEYEYLQGTSMASPAVAGVAAIIRSFYPKLSAAQVKQIIMDSGLTTNANVIVGGDRSNTQNFKELSTSGKMVNLYNALILASQTK
- the rnpA gene encoding ribonuclease P protein component translates to MDESFGKDEKLKSKKLIDILFQEGKSVKKYPLKLIYLPITNPEITNFKTGVSVPKKLVKTAVGRNRIKRLMREAFRKNKYLVTSDFSKPYALMFIYISRDEISLEDLNKAMIKVMEKFREEEKKQG
- a CDS encoding MBL fold metallo-hydrolase translates to MKLYPIESGNFKLDGGAMFGVVPKSLWSRTNPADSNNMIDMAARCLLIENGDKLSLIDTGMGDKQSDKFFGYYYPWGEHSLDKSLKAHGFHRDDITDVFLTHLHFDHVGGAIKWNKDNTGYEPAFKNAKFWSNKDHWKWATEPNAREKASFLKENILPMEDSGQLHFLDRKENKNFIQSQEFDFGVLFVDGHTDKQMIPHIKYKDKTLVFMADLLPTAGHIPLPYVMGFDTRPLLTLNEKEKFLKQAADKGYYLFLEHDAHNEIITLKNTEKGVRLDKTFTFNELFN
- the rpiB gene encoding ribose 5-phosphate isomerase B, whose protein sequence is MKIAIGNDHAGTGYKKKVVDYLKNKGIEVINYGTNSDDSVDYPDFVHPVADDVENQKVDFGIIICGSGNGANMTANKHQGVRSALCWMGEITKLAREHNDANILSIPARFVSEHQAVDMVKIFLETPFEGGRHQKRVDKIPVEK
- the rnr gene encoding ribonuclease R; translation: MSKKNKNKSQPQGDLTKSITDILRKEPGKSFNHKQIAAKLGVNDATSRNNIIKKLAQLAAKKQIEEEERGKFKISRKGNDYYRAVIDMTTKGYAYALVDELEDDVFISPRDLNTAFNGDEVEIYIYNRKRNKKSEGEVTQILKRKRTEFVGVLDMQKDFGFVVIGDPKMYTDIFVQKNKMGDAKDGDKVVVELEEWPDKADSPFGKIIQVLGTPGEHHTEIHSILAQYGLPHEFPKEIEDFANQIDTSIQPEEIKKRRDMRDVLTFTIDPADAKDFDDALSFQKLENGNVEVGIHIADVSHYLQPGTVLDDEAYERATSVYLVDRVVPMLPEVLSNNACSLRPNEEKYTFSAVFEIDKNTKVVNEWFGRTVTYSDARFAYEEAQQIIETEKGDIPEDISIQDKAYTAKDEIVDAVLTMNSMAKKMRSTRMRQGAISFDKVEVKFQLDEENEPVGVYFKTAKDANKLIEEFMLLANRKVAEFIGKRDEKKTFIYRCHDEPDEEKLVSLNSLVSRFGHGLNLKNRKTVSSSLNQLLQDVQGKKEQNLVDTLAIRTMSKAYYGTENIGHYGLAFDYYSHFTSPIRRYPDVMVHRLLQRYLDGQPSAKEEEYDEKCHHSSEMEGLSSSAERDSIKYMQVKFMIDHQDREFVGVISGVTDFGIFVEIVENKCEGMIRLRDIKGDHYDFDGENYAIVGRKTKKSYQLGDEVIVKVKNADLVKRHLDFTLIGKHEE
- a CDS encoding GNAT family N-acetyltransferase; its protein translation is MEILIKNFNELSLEELYQILQLRSEVFVVEQDCVYQDIDGKDQNALHVLGIKEGKVIAYTRCFDKGFYFDEAAIGRVVVKEFERKNAYGHLILKASVEAIKEHFKTDNIKLSAQQYLTDFYENHGFMQIGEGYLEDGIPHIAMVK